In Caloramator mitchellensis, one DNA window encodes the following:
- a CDS encoding transketolase, which produces MRDFQELKSIATTIRKDIINMLTESASGHPGGSLSAVEILTALYFSEMKVDPKNPRWEDRDRFVLCKGHAAPVLYATLAEKGFFEKSHLMTLRKINSILQGHPNMNDTPGVDMSTGSLGQGLSVANGMALASKLDNKDYRVFALLGDGELEEGQVWEAAMTAAHYKLDNVTAFLDHNGLQIDGRVTEVMNVEPVDEKFRAFGWHVIVINGHSFEEIFKAIDEAKATKGKPTIIIANTVKGKGVSFMENQVGWHGTAPNKEQCDKAIAEIGGEING; this is translated from the coding sequence ATGAGAGATTTCCAAGAATTGAAGAGTATTGCCACTACAATAAGAAAAGACATTATTAACATGTTGACTGAATCTGCTTCTGGGCATCCAGGTGGTTCATTATCCGCAGTTGAAATATTAACTGCACTATATTTCAGCGAGATGAAGGTTGACCCTAAGAATCCAAGATGGGAAGACAGAGACAGATTTGTATTATGTAAAGGTCATGCAGCTCCAGTTTTATACGCAACTCTTGCAGAAAAAGGATTTTTCGAAAAGTCACACTTGATGACTTTAAGAAAAATAAATTCAATCCTTCAAGGTCATCCGAATATGAATGATACTCCAGGAGTTGACATGTCTACAGGTTCATTAGGACAAGGACTTTCAGTTGCAAATGGAATGGCGTTAGCATCTAAGCTTGACAATAAAGATTATAGGGTTTTTGCACTTTTAGGTGATGGAGAACTTGAAGAAGGCCAGGTTTGGGAAGCTGCAATGACAGCAGCACATTACAAATTAGATAATGTCACTGCATTCCTTGACCACAATGGATTACAAATAGATGGACGAGTAACTGAAGTTATGAATGTAGAACCAGTTGATGAAAAATTCAGGGCATTTGGATGGCATGTAATAGTAATAAATGGACACAGCTTTGAAGAAATATTTAAAGCTATCGACGAAGCAAAAGCAACTAAGGGTAAACCAACTATAATAATAGCAAACACTGTAAAAGGTAAAGGCGTTTCATTTATGGAAAATCAAGTAGGCTGGCATGGAACAGCTCCTAATAAAGAACAATGCGACAAGGCAATTGCTGAAATTGGGGGTGAAATTAATGGCTAA
- a CDS encoding type II toxin-antitoxin system PemK/MazF family toxin encodes MAQVVKRGDIFYADLSPVVGSEQGGVRPVIVIQNDVGNKYSPTVIVAAITSQINKAKLPTHIEISSEEYGLNKDSVILLEQIRTIDKRRLRDKLGHINDELMKQVDYALKISLGLIEI; translated from the coding sequence ATGGCTCAAGTGGTGAAAAGAGGAGATATATTCTATGCTGATTTGAGTCCTGTTGTCGGCTCAGAGCAAGGCGGGGTTAGACCTGTTATTGTTATACAAAACGATGTTGGTAATAAATACAGCCCTACCGTAATTGTCGCAGCAATAACCTCTCAAATAAACAAAGCAAAACTTCCAACTCATATAGAGATAAGCTCGGAGGAGTACGGACTTAATAAAGATTCTGTTATATTGCTGGAACAAATACGAACAATAGACAAAAGAAGATTAAGGGACAAACTAGGGCACATCAACGATGAACTTATGAAACAAGTTGATTATGCGTTAAAAATAAGCCTTGGACTTATTGAAATATAA
- a CDS encoding transketolase family protein, whose product MANLATREAYGKALVELGKENINVVVLDADLSKSTKTADFAKVYPERFFNIGIAEADLMGTAAGLATCGKIPFASTFAMFAAGRAFEQIRNSICYPKLNVKIAATHAGLTVGEDGASHQAIEDISLMRSIPNMTVIVPCDDVETIAAIKAAAEYYGPVYIRLGRSSVPTLNDENTYKFEIGKAVTLKQGSDVTLFATGIMVSEAMKAAELLANEGVNAEVVNIHTIKPIDSKAIIDSISKTGCAVTCEEHNIIGGLGSAVCEVLAENKPAPVVRVGVKDTFGESGKPNELLKHYGLTADNIVRAALEAIKRK is encoded by the coding sequence ATGGCTAATTTAGCTACAAGAGAAGCATACGGCAAGGCACTAGTTGAGCTTGGAAAAGAAAATATCAATGTTGTTGTGTTGGATGCAGACCTTTCAAAATCGACAAAGACTGCAGACTTTGCAAAGGTTTATCCTGAAAGGTTTTTTAATATAGGTATAGCAGAGGCTGACCTTATGGGAACTGCAGCCGGTCTTGCTACATGTGGTAAAATACCTTTTGCAAGCACATTTGCTATGTTTGCAGCTGGTAGAGCATTTGAACAAATAAGAAACTCAATTTGCTATCCAAAATTAAATGTTAAAATTGCAGCGACCCATGCGGGATTAACAGTTGGAGAAGATGGAGCATCACATCAAGCTATAGAAGATATATCGCTTATGAGGTCAATCCCAAATATGACTGTTATAGTTCCTTGTGATGATGTTGAAACTATAGCTGCTATTAAAGCTGCTGCTGAATATTACGGACCAGTCTATATTAGACTTGGAAGGTCCTCTGTTCCAACTTTAAATGATGAAAATACATATAAATTTGAAATAGGTAAAGCTGTAACTTTAAAACAAGGCAGCGATGTTACATTGTTTGCAACTGGAATAATGGTTAGCGAAGCTATGAAGGCGGCTGAACTGTTGGCAAACGAAGGAGTTAACGCAGAAGTTGTAAACATCCATACTATTAAACCTATCGATTCAAAGGCAATTATCGACTCTATTTCAAAGACTGGATGCGCTGTAACATGTGAAGAACATAATATTATAGGCGGACTCGGAAGTGCAGTATGTGAAGTTTTAGCTGAAAATAAGCCTGCTCCAGTTGTAAGAGTAGGTGTTAAAGATACATTTGGTGAATCTGGAAAACCGAATGAACTATTGAAACACTATGGTCTAACAGCTGATAACATAGTTAGAGCCGCACTAGAAGCAATAAAAAGAAAATAA
- a CDS encoding CopG family ribbon-helix-helix protein produces the protein MANNKKILVSLPENLLDELDEFVDIKTFKNRSQLIREAVISFIKERKKIDMIEYMKNGYKEMGNLNIELAEYGIALECSEFAEYEASLAESDNSNGSSGEKRRYILC, from the coding sequence ATGGCGAATAATAAAAAAATCCTTGTTAGCCTCCCTGAAAATTTGTTGGATGAACTTGACGAGTTTGTTGATATTAAGACTTTTAAAAATAGAAGTCAACTTATTAGAGAAGCTGTGATTTCATTTATAAAGGAGCGAAAGAAAATAGATATGATTGAATATATGAAAAATGGATATAAAGAAATGGGAAATTTAAATATAGAGCTTGCTGAATATGGAATTGCTTTGGAGTGTTCTGAATTTGCCGAATATGAAGCAAGTTTGGCGGAGAGTGATAATTCAAATGGCTCAAGTGGTGAAAAGAGGAGATATATTCTATGCTGA
- a CDS encoding murein hydrolase activator EnvC family protein, whose protein sequence is MNKRLVAFALLIIFAFGLTSANADELSNKKNQLNDVKANINNLKKKIGNIKEEKEDVLQKIKDFEKKINNLQNQIYDLDDKIQNKKAEINITNNELENAIKDFDNEKELYAKRLRALYMEGSLGYLDVLFAAESFSDFISKYEIFNKIIDYDKNLLLEMKEKQENIKSKKQLLESQKKQLLSLQQEQINKKYEVAKATEEQKGYYKKLEENQEELEKMLDEELKESKALEAQIRALQEKLAKKNGGSGKYSGSKTGILKVSDIGYMPKLTSDYGNRFHPILKKYKMHTGIDIGVPTGTPIYAMSDGEVLIASYMNGYGYTVVIDHGGGVTSLYAHCSKLLVHEGQKVDKGDMIAKSGSSGRSTGPHLHFEVRINGNPVDPKPYYIVGQ, encoded by the coding sequence TTGAACAAAAGATTAGTTGCGTTTGCTTTATTGATTATTTTTGCATTTGGATTAACAAGTGCCAATGCAGATGAACTATCAAATAAGAAAAATCAATTGAATGATGTTAAGGCTAATATAAATAACTTGAAAAAGAAAATAGGAAATATAAAAGAAGAAAAAGAAGATGTTTTGCAGAAAATAAAGGACTTTGAAAAAAAGATTAATAATTTGCAAAATCAGATATATGATTTAGATGATAAAATACAAAACAAAAAGGCAGAAATAAATATTACTAATAACGAGCTTGAAAATGCAATTAAGGACTTTGACAATGAAAAGGAACTTTATGCTAAAAGGTTAAGAGCACTCTATATGGAAGGTTCATTAGGATATCTTGATGTATTGTTCGCTGCTGAGAGCTTTTCCGATTTTATTTCTAAATATGAAATATTTAATAAGATTATAGATTACGATAAAAATTTATTGTTGGAGATGAAGGAAAAACAAGAAAATATAAAAAGTAAGAAACAATTGCTTGAAAGCCAAAAAAAACAATTACTATCTTTACAACAGGAACAAATAAATAAGAAGTATGAGGTAGCAAAGGCTACAGAAGAGCAAAAGGGATACTATAAGAAGCTTGAGGAAAACCAAGAGGAACTAGAAAAGATGCTTGATGAAGAATTGAAGGAATCTAAGGCACTTGAAGCTCAGATTAGGGCTTTACAGGAGAAGTTGGCTAAGAAAAATGGAGGTTCTGGAAAATACTCAGGTTCAAAAACAGGTATTTTAAAAGTCAGCGATATTGGTTATATGCCTAAACTTACATCTGATTACGGCAATAGGTTTCATCCGATATTAAAAAAATATAAAATGCATACAGGAATAGATATAGGAGTTCCAACTGGGACACCAATATATGCAATGTCGGACGGAGAAGTTTTAATTGCAAGCTATATGAATGGCTATGGTTATACCGTTGTTATTGACCATGGCGGTGGTGTAACATCTCTTTATGCCCATTGTTCAAAACTGCTTGTTCATGAAGGTCAAAAAGTGGACAAAGGGGATATGATAGCTAAGTCAGGAAGTTCAGGAAGATCGACCGGACCTCATTTGCACTTTGAAGTAAGAATTAACGGTAATCCTGTTGACCCAAAACCATATTATATTGTTGGACAATAA
- the alr gene encoding alanine racemase: MFKEIRPYYAEINLDNFRHNVREVKRLVKGRNIFGVIKADGYGHGAAELARVLREEGVDYFAVAVITEALELRKYGFNEPILVMGYTPSTFAKQIVENDITQAVFSYESAKALSDEAVKLNKEVKIHIKVDTGMGRVGFLPCESSIQDIINISKLRNIKLEGIFSHFSSADESDKKFSFEQLNKFNQFLDELKTKGVTFDIKHMANSAAIIDIEDSYFDAVRPGIMLYGYYPSKEVNIDKVDLKPVMTLKANIVHLKEVDAGTPISYGRKFYTARKSKIATLPLGYADGFTRLLFNKINVIVNDKLVPVVGRICMDQCMIDVTDCQDIKVGDEVIVMGNTENIKNDADVFAEYLGTINYEILCMVSKRVPRVYFENGNIVKIKNYV, encoded by the coding sequence ATGTTCAAAGAAATAAGACCTTACTATGCAGAAATTAATCTGGATAATTTCAGACACAACGTAAGGGAAGTTAAAAGATTAGTTAAGGGAAGAAATATTTTTGGGGTTATCAAGGCAGATGGTTATGGTCATGGGGCAGCAGAATTGGCAAGAGTTTTAAGAGAAGAAGGAGTAGATTATTTTGCAGTAGCCGTAATTACCGAGGCATTAGAGTTGAGAAAATACGGTTTTAATGAACCTATTTTAGTAATGGGTTATACTCCTTCAACATTTGCAAAACAAATAGTTGAAAATGACATAACTCAAGCAGTTTTCAGTTATGAAAGCGCTAAAGCTTTATCGGATGAAGCTGTAAAGCTGAACAAAGAAGTAAAAATTCACATCAAGGTTGATACTGGTATGGGAAGGGTAGGTTTTTTGCCATGTGAGAGTTCAATACAAGATATAATTAATATTTCAAAATTAAGAAACATAAAGCTGGAAGGAATATTTTCGCATTTTTCCTCTGCAGATGAAAGTGATAAAAAATTTTCGTTTGAACAGTTAAATAAGTTCAATCAGTTTCTTGATGAACTAAAAACCAAAGGTGTGACTTTCGATATAAAACATATGGCTAATAGTGCAGCTATAATTGATATTGAAGATTCATATTTTGACGCTGTAAGGCCTGGAATTATGCTCTATGGCTATTATCCTTCAAAGGAAGTAAATATTGATAAAGTTGATTTAAAACCTGTAATGACTTTAAAGGCGAATATTGTTCATTTGAAGGAGGTCGATGCAGGGACGCCAATAAGCTACGGAAGAAAGTTTTATACGGCAAGAAAAAGTAAAATTGCAACACTTCCTTTAGGATATGCTGACGGATTCACAAGGCTATTGTTTAATAAAATAAATGTTATTGTGAATGACAAACTGGTTCCGGTCGTCGGAAGAATTTGCATGGACCAGTGTATGATTGATGTAACAGATTGCCAAGATATAAAGGTTGGCGATGAAGTAATTGTAATGGGAAATACAGAAAATATAAAAAATGATGCAGATGTATTTGCAGAATATTTAGGAACTATCAATTATGAAATTTTATGCATGGTTTCAAAAAGAGTTCCAAGGGTTTATTTTGAGAATGGCAATATAGTCAAAATTAAGAATTACGTTTGA
- a CDS encoding bifunctional ADP-dependent NAD(P)H-hydrate dehydratase/NAD(P)H-hydrate epimerase, with amino-acid sequence MLVVNSSEMKQIDLRAIEIYRIPGIVLMENAAHSVFEEIAKLNPRKVAIVCGPGNNGGDGFAVARLLKTHSYDVDVFFCFDEKKLKGDAKVNYEILKTMDFSIIKDIEYLQNNMINYDLVVDALFGTGLRGEISEESKRIIDVINQGRFILSIDIPSGINSDNGKSIGKCVYADITITFECKKYGHLLGEGREASGAVIVKKISIPKKCMDEQNIKTFSCDDKFPLSIYKRRNFDTNKGDFGKVYIIGGSYNMSGAVILALKAAIKTGSGLVCGVYPESIIDRVATQIPEIINIPCEEKNGFLEIGVDMLNDIINKADVISIGIGMGKGHSLLEMIKYILYKFKGYVVLDADGLNNICEDISLLNEANSKVIITPHPGEMSRLTGLTVDYINSNRVEVAKDFANKYGCVVLLKGSSTVVSNGEETYINTSGNPGMATAGSGDVLTGMITSLLGQGYGLLESGILGSFLHGKAGDEAYKQYGYGLTATDIIENVGKFLKF; translated from the coding sequence ATGCTTGTTGTAAATTCTAGTGAAATGAAGCAGATAGATTTAAGAGCAATAGAAATATACAGAATACCTGGAATAGTGCTAATGGAAAATGCAGCTCATTCAGTGTTTGAGGAGATTGCAAAACTTAATCCTAGAAAAGTAGCTATAGTGTGCGGTCCAGGAAATAATGGGGGAGATGGATTTGCAGTTGCAAGGCTTTTAAAAACGCACTCTTATGATGTTGACGTGTTTTTTTGTTTTGATGAAAAAAAGCTTAAAGGAGATGCAAAGGTCAATTATGAAATTTTAAAAACAATGGATTTTAGCATTATAAAAGATATAGAATATTTGCAAAACAATATGATAAATTATGACTTAGTTGTAGATGCGTTGTTCGGAACAGGATTAAGAGGAGAAATAAGTGAAGAAAGTAAAAGGATAATTGATGTGATAAATCAAGGAAGATTCATCTTGTCAATTGATATACCTTCAGGAATAAACAGTGACAATGGAAAATCCATAGGGAAATGCGTTTATGCAGATATTACAATAACATTTGAGTGCAAGAAATATGGGCATTTATTGGGCGAGGGTAGAGAAGCTAGTGGCGCTGTTATAGTAAAAAAGATTTCAATTCCTAAGAAATGTATGGACGAACAAAACATTAAAACTTTTTCCTGCGACGATAAGTTCCCATTAAGTATATATAAAAGAAGGAACTTTGATACAAATAAAGGCGATTTTGGAAAGGTATATATAATTGGTGGAAGTTATAATATGTCTGGAGCTGTTATATTGGCATTAAAGGCAGCAATTAAAACTGGTTCAGGTCTTGTTTGTGGAGTTTACCCTGAAAGTATTATTGATAGAGTTGCAACACAAATACCAGAGATAATAAATATTCCTTGTGAAGAAAAAAATGGCTTTTTAGAAATTGGAGTTGATATGTTAAATGATATTATTAACAAAGCAGACGTTATTTCAATAGGCATAGGGATGGGAAAGGGTCATAGCTTGTTGGAAATGATTAAATATATTTTATATAAGTTTAAAGGATATGTTGTTCTAGATGCCGATGGACTAAACAATATTTGTGAGGATATAAGTTTATTGAACGAAGCTAATAGCAAAGTAATTATTACACCACATCCAGGTGAGATGTCAAGACTTACAGGTTTAACTGTTGATTATATTAACAGCAATAGAGTTGAGGTAGCCAAAGATTTCGCTAACAAATATGGATGTGTTGTTCTTTTAAAAGGTTCAAGCACAGTAGTTTCTAATGGTGAAGAGACGTATATTAATACTTCAGGTAATCCAGGCATGGCTACAGCAGGTTCTGGCGATGTATTAACGGGGATGATAACTTCATTGTTAGGTCAAGGTTATGGACTACTTGAGTCTGGTATTCTAGGAAGTTTTCTGCATGGCAAAGCAGGAGATGAGGCATATAAGCAATATGGATACGGGCTAACAGCAACTGATATAATCGAAAATGTGGGAAAATTTTTAAAATTTTGA
- the ftsX gene encoding permease-like cell division protein FtsX, producing the protein MAMKIRRLKYYFVEGFKNIIRNRVMAVASISTVAASLFILGIFMTLTLNVNSAVKEIGQTLEIKVYLKDEVTTLQKNNLENEIRSIDGVKEVTYISKEQALEELKKKLGENKSIAEGFEMENPLPQSFIVRVVKPEYISNVSKKISILSGVEKIYDGKGIVEKLIKFTNLIKIASYVLMGLLGTIAAFLISNTIKLAVYARRREISIMKYIGATDWFINWPFIIEGISLGLLGAATSIAVLYLGYSYVVSNISTDIVLFSLVKSGDLIQFMYTKFLIGGIAIGGFGSFLAVKRYLVS; encoded by the coding sequence ATGGCTATGAAGATTAGAAGATTAAAATATTATTTCGTCGAAGGGTTTAAAAATATTATAAGAAACAGGGTTATGGCTGTTGCTTCTATCAGCACTGTTGCGGCATCTTTATTCATATTAGGAATTTTTATGACTTTAACATTAAATGTTAATAGCGCAGTTAAAGAGATAGGTCAAACTCTTGAAATAAAGGTATATTTAAAGGATGAAGTTACAACGCTTCAAAAAAATAACCTTGAAAATGAGATTAGGAGTATAGATGGAGTTAAAGAAGTCACTTATATTTCAAAAGAACAAGCACTTGAGGAATTAAAGAAAAAGCTGGGCGAAAACAAATCTATAGCTGAAGGCTTTGAAATGGAGAATCCTTTACCACAATCATTTATAGTTAGAGTTGTAAAGCCAGAGTATATTTCAAATGTATCAAAAAAAATATCCATTCTAAGCGGCGTAGAAAAAATTTATGACGGTAAAGGCATAGTTGAAAAGCTAATTAAATTTACCAATCTTATAAAAATTGCAAGCTATGTTCTTATGGGATTATTAGGGACAATAGCAGCTTTTCTTATTTCGAATACTATAAAATTAGCAGTATATGCAAGAAGAAGAGAAATAAGCATAATGAAATATATTGGTGCGACGGATTGGTTTATTAATTGGCCTTTTATTATAGAAGGCATTTCATTAGGACTTCTAGGAGCTGCTACTTCAATAGCTGTGCTTTATTTAGGATACAGTTACGTTGTGTCAAACATTTCTACAGATATAGTTCTATTTTCTTTAGTGAAATCAGGAGATTTAATTCAGTTTATGTATACGAAATTTTTAATTGGCGGGATTGCAATTGGAGGTTTTGGAAGTTTTCTTGCTGTTAAACGTTATCTCGTATCATAA
- a CDS encoding S41 family peptidase, whose product MKNIKLKNAVIAVVVTNLITAAFLIFVQIPFIGGKRLVSGTEYEFIKKYEKLIKVENIVKSNYVDKNEINQNTLVDGAISGMVDSIGDPYTVYLDKKQYEELLTQTRGTYGGVGIVVGEKEGKLTVVAPIEDGPAERLGIKAGDVILKVDGKEISAKDIDKAVTMMRGKEGTKVILTIFREGRGVKDYEITREIIVLKTVKSQVLDGNIGYIRITSFDENTASEFKKALDSLKNQNIKGLVLDLRDNPGGLLDESVAIADMLLPQGTIVYTIDNKGEKESWKSQPDNLGLPLAVLVNEGSASASEILSGAIRDFKAGTLIGTKTFGKGLVQNIIDLKDGTGVKVTIARYYTPNGECIQGKGIMPDIVYDLPKEQKEKEPTLEQDMQIKKALEVLKAKLQ is encoded by the coding sequence ATGAAAAATATTAAACTTAAAAATGCAGTAATAGCCGTAGTTGTTACAAACTTAATTACTGCAGCTTTTCTAATATTTGTCCAGATACCATTCATAGGTGGCAAAAGGCTAGTGTCTGGAACTGAATACGAGTTTATAAAAAAGTATGAAAAATTAATAAAAGTTGAAAACATAGTTAAGAGTAATTATGTTGATAAAAACGAGATAAATCAAAACACTCTTGTTGATGGCGCAATTTCAGGAATGGTTGATTCAATAGGCGATCCGTATACTGTATATCTTGATAAAAAACAATACGAAGAACTTTTGACTCAAACAAGGGGGACCTATGGTGGTGTAGGCATTGTTGTTGGAGAAAAGGAAGGTAAATTAACAGTTGTAGCTCCAATAGAAGATGGACCTGCTGAAAGGCTTGGTATCAAAGCAGGGGATGTAATTTTAAAAGTTGATGGAAAAGAAATATCTGCGAAGGATATAGACAAGGCAGTTACAATGATGAGGGGAAAAGAAGGAACAAAGGTTATATTGACTATCTTCCGCGAGGGTAGAGGGGTTAAGGACTATGAGATCACAAGAGAAATAATTGTTCTCAAGACAGTTAAGAGCCAAGTGTTAGATGGGAATATAGGATATATAAGGATAACATCATTTGACGAAAATACAGCAAGCGAATTTAAAAAGGCACTCGATTCATTGAAAAATCAAAACATTAAAGGATTGGTATTAGATTTGCGTGATAATCCAGGTGGACTTTTGGATGAATCTGTAGCTATAGCTGATATGTTATTACCGCAGGGAACTATTGTTTATACTATTGACAATAAAGGTGAAAAAGAATCTTGGAAATCCCAACCCGATAATCTAGGATTACCACTTGCCGTGCTTGTAAATGAAGGAAGTGCAAGTGCTTCAGAGATACTATCTGGGGCTATAAGAGATTTTAAAGCAGGAACATTGATTGGAACAAAGACTTTTGGTAAAGGCCTTGTTCAAAACATAATCGATTTAAAGGATGGAACAGGTGTAAAGGTTACAATTGCAAGATATTATACTCCAAATGGAGAATGTATTCAAGGTAAAGGAATTATGCCTGACATAGTATATGATTTGCCAAAGGAGCAAAAGGAAAAGGAGCCTACTCTAGAACAGGATATGCAGATTAAAAAGGCCTTAGAAGTGCTAAAGGCTAAGTTACAATAG
- a CDS encoding outer-membrane lipoprotein carrier protein LolA: MKYRLLIVLLLVLILGCSKKTEYDNAKAKLEKLKSYEALVEVDIYGNKGVSHYKTQQFFMEPNLIRIETISPSFLKGKILIFDGNKYYIFHPIINQKYSIEKVKDDDAFIFMGIIDKRIFLTQDAKYSYKKIDEKEYISIKVNLEESSPYRKYAEIYVDKETLLPKILVLYDDKENLRVNINFTEFKYNKAIDDKLFKGI, encoded by the coding sequence TTGAAGTATAGACTTTTAATTGTTCTATTGCTTGTTTTGATTTTAGGATGTTCAAAAAAAACTGAATATGATAATGCCAAGGCAAAGCTTGAGAAGTTAAAAAGTTATGAAGCCTTAGTTGAAGTAGATATTTATGGGAATAAAGGAGTTTCGCACTACAAAACACAGCAATTTTTTATGGAACCCAACCTGATTAGAATAGAGACAATCTCACCCTCTTTTTTAAAGGGTAAAATATTAATTTTTGATGGGAATAAATATTATATATTTCACCCAATAATAAATCAAAAATATTCGATAGAAAAGGTTAAGGATGATGATGCCTTTATTTTTATGGGAATAATTGATAAAAGAATTTTCTTAACCCAAGATGCTAAATATTCATATAAGAAAATAGATGAAAAGGAATATATTTCTATAAAGGTGAATTTGGAAGAATCCTCACCATATAGAAAATATGCAGAAATATATGTTGACAAGGAAACGTTGCTCCCAAAAATTTTAGTTTTATATGATGATAAAGAAAATTTACGCGTAAATATTAATTTTACAGAATTTAAATATAACAAGGCAATTGATGACAAGCTATTCAAGGGGATTTAA
- a CDS encoding YitT family protein, with amino-acid sequence MKKIKEYILITIGLIFVAAGIVYFLVPNDLAAGGVSGLAMVINYYVPSLSVGTFMLIANLVLFIVAFLLIGPSFGAKTIYASLGLSGIIWIMEKFFPISQPLTNNLLLELIYGILISGAGMGIVFNQNASTGGTDIIAKILNKFFHFNIGKALLISDLVVTLGALVTFGAEKGMYALLGVIINGFVIDEVIQGINMVKEVKIISYRNEEIKKFIMDELGRGLTIYYAKGGFTNEEKEMLVVLLSRREFIRLREYIKEIDDRAFITVSNVHEVFGEGFKSFD; translated from the coding sequence ATGAAGAAAATCAAGGAGTATATTTTAATTACAATAGGACTTATTTTTGTAGCAGCGGGTATAGTATATTTTCTTGTTCCAAACGATTTGGCTGCTGGAGGGGTTAGCGGTCTTGCTATGGTAATAAACTATTATGTGCCTTCGTTGTCAGTCGGAACATTTATGCTTATTGCTAACCTTGTATTATTTATAGTTGCCTTCCTACTTATAGGACCAAGTTTTGGAGCAAAAACAATTTATGCAAGTTTGGGATTATCGGGAATTATTTGGATAATGGAAAAATTTTTCCCTATTAGTCAGCCTCTGACTAATAACTTACTCCTAGAACTTATTTATGGAATTCTTATATCTGGTGCAGGAATGGGAATAGTGTTTAATCAGAACGCTTCAACAGGTGGAACTGACATAATTGCAAAGATTTTAAATAAGTTTTTTCACTTTAATATAGGCAAAGCCCTATTAATTTCTGATTTAGTTGTTACTTTAGGAGCATTAGTTACTTTTGGAGCAGAAAAGGGTATGTATGCTCTTCTTGGTGTGATTATAAACGGTTTTGTAATCGATGAAGTAATACAGGGCATTAATATGGTAAAGGAAGTAAAGATAATAAGCTATAGAAATGAAGAAATAAAGAAATTTATAATGGATGAACTTGGAAGAGGATTAACGATTTATTATGCTAAGGGCGGATTTACAAATGAAGAAAAAGAAATGCTTGTGGTCCTCTTAAGCAGAAGAGAATTCATAAGATTAAGGGAATACATTAAAGAGATTGATGACAGAGCATTTATAACAGTAAGTAATGTTCACGAGGTTTTTGGCGAAGGATTTAAAAGTTTTGATTGA
- the ftsE gene encoding cell division ATP-binding protein FtsE: MIEFRNVSKVYGNNHIALSNINLNIKKGDFAFIVGPSGAGKTTFIKLMLKEVEPTSGEILVNGINITQLKRNKIPFYRRNIGVVFQDFRLLSDKTVYENVAFAMEIADASSREIKKRVPQLLALVGLLNKEKSYPHQLSGGEQQRVAIARALANNPSIIICDEPTGNLDPDNSWSIMELLNEISKSGTTILMATHAKDIVDRMKKRVIALEKGVVIRDEQRGVYGYED; this comes from the coding sequence ATGATTGAATTTAGGAACGTGTCAAAAGTTTATGGAAACAATCACATAGCGTTGTCGAATATAAATTTAAATATAAAAAAGGGTGATTTTGCATTCATTGTAGGACCAAGCGGTGCAGGTAAGACAACTTTTATTAAGCTAATGTTGAAGGAAGTTGAACCAACAAGTGGAGAAATTTTAGTTAATGGAATAAATATTACACAACTTAAAAGAAATAAGATTCCGTTCTATAGAAGAAATATTGGGGTGGTTTTTCAGGATTTTAGACTCTTATCTGATAAAACTGTTTATGAAAATGTTGCATTTGCGATGGAGATTGCTGATGCATCATCACGAGAGATAAAGAAGAGAGTTCCTCAATTATTAGCATTGGTTGGGCTTTTGAATAAAGAAAAATCTTATCCACATCAATTATCTGGAGGAGAGCAGCAAAGAGTTGCAATCGCAAGAGCACTTGCAAATAATCCAAGTATAATTATTTGCGACGAACCAACTGGAAATTTAGATCCAGACAATTCATGGAGCATTATGGAATTATTAAATGAGATAAGCAAGAGTGGGACAACCATACTAATGGCTACCCACGCAAAGGATATTGTAGACAGAATGAAAAAAAGGGTTATTGCACTTGAAAAGGGTGTAGTAATAAGAGATGAGCAAAGGGGCGTCTATGGCTATGAAGATTAG